CAGAAGATAAAAACACGAaacaaatgaaagaaaatatcatgAAAAGAGAAGTAGAATTACAATATATGGAACAAAGTTTACCTAAAAAAAGTGACAGATAtatgttgaaattaattttgggTGACATCGACGTATCATTTTTCaccaaagaaaataaatttcgttaTAAGGAAGACTACGAGACATTCAAACTTATTTCACATTGTGTGGCATTCACGTTTTCACTCATTTTATACTTCTATGAATTCAGACCATTGGAGAAGTTTTTCATGGGATTCCTGGTATGGTATTATTGTACAATATCAATAAGAGAAAGTATCTTAAAAGTGAATGGATCTAGAATAAAAGGATGGTGGAGAATTCATCATTTATTATCTATTGTCAGTAGCGGTTTGCTCTTAGTTTGGCCCTACAACGAACCATGGAAACTATTCAGAAaacattttatcaattataCTATATACAGTGCGTTTATACAGTATCTACAGTTCAAATATCAAAAAGGAACTTTATACAGATTAAAGGCTTTAGGAGAAATGCAGAATATGGATATAACAGCGGAAGGATTCCACTCGTGGATGTGGAGAggattaacttttttattaccatTCCTTTTCATCGGATATATCTTTCAACTGAGTAATGCtataattttgttcaatttaagtTACCTGCCGGAAGCATCTTGGGAAGTTACCTGTCTCAGTTTGATATTCTTAACCTTCTTCTTGGGGAACAGCTACACTACACTTGGAGTAATTCCTATGAAGACTAAGAAGAACATGTTGATAAGATACAAAATTTTAAGATCCAAAGTCTACGATGCCATTAGTGAAACTGTTATGGGTAGTCATAGAGATGATGAAGTTATCGTAAAAGAGTCGTCCAAAGATTCATAATAACATTTGATTATCATTTTTCACAAGcgatatgttttgaaaaatgttaatataatggtataaaagtgtatttatatagacaatctaatttatttataaatttttcaaatataagtcagtattcaaacattttttgtttactgtCGATAAGtgctttgtttatttatatttatacaaacaatataaaagaaaaaatatgagaatggATAAAACCGTTGTGTTGAGTTGAATATCGACGAATATAAACGAAGTATATACTGAAaacaactaacaaaaattaattaaaattaagtaaaaaactTCCGTTTCCATTATTTGCGCTAACGCTGCGTTCGTAATCATAATGAATCAAGCAGAGGGAAGTGACACTATTTTAAGGTTGTTGTTGATTATCTGCATATGGTAATGCTTAACACGTTGAGCACCGGTGCGGACCGTAGGACCGCAACTAAAGTTTCCCCATAGACCAGAGCGGTCCTATAcgacatattttatttctaaccTTCTCCACGACACAAGGGAACGTATTTAAATGTATTTCACATGTTGTTTGGATCGTCTTGGATCCTACGAACATTACCCtacagttgttttttttttcattaccttcaatttcatcttaaaaccaaaaatcttagttttcgcattttttttgcttttttttcaacattagtatttttaatttatgctACCTTTACGTGTGTTAACTTTTATGggtataaaaaaacaaattgaaaaacacgaaacttataataaaatattgcaatataaatacaataatgtgagttttcaaaacaaacaatgCAAAAAGTGATCACTTTTTCTCTTCtgattttacaataattttctttttctaattcatCTTATACGATCCCTTCTTACTTTGTAATATAATCCATCTTTTTTCAGTaggaaatggttttttttttgttttggcgtCTCTTGATCAGAAGCCACTGCTGATCGTCTGTCAATATTTACTGTCTCATCAGCATGCTGTGCAAAATGCATCAATACATCACGCTCTGGGACCTGGAGAAAGTTTTAGCGGTAAACTTTCCTTCGGGCCAAGAGTCAGCCTATGGACGCACATCATTTTTTCGCACTTTTTCTctcaaacaaatttttactACTTTTTCTCCTTGGATCTACAATACTACATATAGAGtgtgaaaacacaaaaaaattttttgggtcCAGGGAAAAGTTAATCAATTTTTGGTTGAGGCTGAACGTGTTAATGAAAATGGCTGAACTGATTAGAAATTCCGCCGTTTGCGTAATTCGTTAACTTTAAACTAAGTAGAACTGATTAAAAAATCTTTGAGGAGAAACGTAGATGAAGGATTTTATTGTGAGAGGATAGCTTCGACATTTCAAATAATGACTTCATAACTCTTAAAAGGCTTCTGCAGCGAGGTTTTTTACTATTCTTTATATAGCTCCGACATCGCTATTTCGACATCTGGAATTTTTCTTTGGCGATCAAATGGTTCAATATACATGCAACAACATTTTACGAACAGTGTTTACAAATCTTGCAGCATGCTATGAAAAAAACGTGGAGTATCACGAGTAtgattaagttgaaatttctggaaccgttggggatattcatactgaatatactgtttacaccagcgcttcttaaatttttttatatagcgaCCCCCTTCAAGCTTAGGAAATTTTAAACGACCCCCTCCTCCATATAAACGTTCAGTTGAAAATCGAGGAGCacgttgtatttattatttcaaatgctacttccatattttcatttataggcCCTACATAACAGTTTTGCATtgccacttttttcaaaaaatagttataataaaactacaatagtattttgtatgatttttatttgtttttatatttgtacgTAGTGtgtatactaattttaaaattttatttataatgattgaaaagtATCAGATCTTTGCGACCCTTTTTCAGTAGTCTCGCGACCCCCCAGGGGGATCGCGACCCACAGT
This genomic interval from Diorhabda sublineata isolate icDioSubl1.1 chromosome 7, icDioSubl1.1, whole genome shotgun sequence contains the following:
- the LOC130446642 gene encoding transmembrane protein 120 homolog, whose product is MSKVIESVCDEWEELQEDYKQLEINNAAYLKKVEELTKLQDICRKHIAHQKYRLNIMQKNLKGISEDKNTKQMKENIMKREVELQYMEQSLPKKSDRYMLKLILGDIDVSFFTKENKFRYKEDYETFKLISHCVAFTFSLILYFYEFRPLEKFFMGFLVWYYCTISIRESILKVNGSRIKGWWRIHHLLSIVSSGLLLVWPYNEPWKLFRKHFINYTIYSAFIQYLQFKYQKGTLYRLKALGEMQNMDITAEGFHSWMWRGLTFLLPFLFIGYIFQLSNAIILFNLSYLPEASWEVTCLSLIFLTFFLGNSYTTLGVIPMKTKKNMLIRYKILRSKVYDAISETVMGSHRDDEVIVKESSKDS